From Ipomoea triloba cultivar NCNSP0323 chromosome 5, ASM357664v1, the proteins below share one genomic window:
- the LOC116020577 gene encoding uncharacterized protein LOC116020577, translated as MNIIGCKWVYRTKRKADGSVERYKARLIAKGFNQVASEDFFDTFSPVVKPTTVRMLFSLAVSNSWTLRQLDVHNAFLNGNIAETVYMKQPPGYEDPLHPDHTDLSLFYYSSKSSRVFLLVYVDDIIMLGNDASLIDDLLLRLSSVFKIRDLGTPSFFLGIETLTDGKGFILSQKRYMTDILHRAGMSDCKPLATPAAVTAPATPSLEPYENPTQYRRIVGALQYLTITHPDLSYAVNRLCQFMHSLTEAHWALLKRVLRYVKGSQEFGLRIVASSSTDIQAYSNSDWAGCPIDRKSTSGYAVYLGDNLVSWGSRKQRTVARSSTEAEYKGLADVYAEVTWIVSLLVELGFHSGKPATLWCDNLGATYLAANPVFHARTKHVEIDYHFVRDKVATGDLIVNFVSTRDQIADIFTKPLPAHRFQFLRDKLNVAAIQPCA; from the exons ATGAATATCATCGGCTGCAAGTGGGTATACCGCACCAAGAGAAAAGCAGATGGTTCAGTAGAGCGGTATAAGGCTCGACTCATAGCaaaagggtttaatcaggtaGCGAGTGAAGACTTCTTTGACACGTTCAGTCCTGTAGTCAAACCAACTACAGTTCGGATGCTGTTTTCACTTGCCGTTTCCAACTCATGGACGCTACGGCAGCTTGACGTGCACAATGCGTTTCTTAATGGAAATATAGCAGAAACTGTGTATATGAAACAACCACCGGGCTATGAAGATCCTCTACATCCTGATCAT ACTGATCTTTCTCTATTCTACTACTCGTCAAAATCCTCCAGAGTGTTCTTACTTGTGTATGTGGATGACATCATCATGTTAGGAAATGATGCCAGCTTGATTGATGATCTGCTTCTACGGCTCTCATCTGTTTTTAAGATCAGGGACCTGGGGACTCCGAGTTTCTTCTTAGGAATAGAAACACTCACTGACGGAAAAGGATTTATCTTATCTCAGAAACGATACATGACCGACATTCTACACCGTGCAGGCATGTCTGATTGTAAACCGCTGGCTACACCCGCAGCTGTTACTGCACCAGCCACTCCGTCACTTGAACCTTATGAGAATCCGACTCAATATCGCCGAATTGTAGGAGCTCTTCAATATCTTACTATCACTCACCCGGATCTGTCCTATGCAGTCAACCGACTTTGCCAGTTTATGCACTCCCTAACAGAAGCTCATTGGGCCTTGTTGAAGAGGGTCCTTCGGTATGTCAAGGGTTCACAGGAGTTCGGTCTGCGTATTGTGGCTTCTTCCAGTACTGACATACAGGCATACTCCAATTcagactgggctggttgtcctatAGACCGAAAGTCAACAAGTGGGTATGCGGTTTATCTAGGTGACAATCTTGTGTCATGGGGTTCTCGGAAACAGCGCACCGTAGCTCGTTCGTCTACAGAGGCAGAATACAAGGGGTTGGCCGATGTTTATGCTGAGGTCACTTGGATAGTATCTTTACTTGTTGAGTTAGGCTTTCATTCGGGAAAACCAGCTACgctgtggtgtgacaatctcgGGGCGACCTACTTAGCGGCCAATCCAGTGTTTCACGCTCGCACAAAGCACGTGGAAATTGACTACCATTTTGTGCGTGACAAAGTCGCGACCGGTGATCTCATTGTCAACTTTGTGTCAACACGAGATCAGATAGCtgatatcttcaccaaacccTTGCCGGCACACCGGTTTCAGTTTCTGCGGGACAAGCTCAACGTTGCGGCTATACaaccctgcgcttga